In a single window of the Aminomonas paucivorans DSM 12260 genome:
- a CDS encoding bifunctional ADP-dependent NAD(P)H-hydrate dehydratase/NAD(P)H-hydrate epimerase translates to MLRTYDPSLVREADRIALEEYRFPGALLMENAGAGAARHLLERYPGARSVAVLCGRGNNGGDGFVVARHLGAAGREVKVYLSCPPEHLTGDAKDAFARYCRFFPEPIPSVTLSDEELRVTLKAQDLLVDALLGTGGGGELRGEILRLVRAAKGLHPLVSLDVPTGVDGTSGATGQDACTAEETLTFLIPKPGLYLPPGYQHCGEIRIQDLGVPADRLLPPQCSCSVFGREDLLGWLPPVPPDLHKGARGLVTILGGSARYGGAPFLACLGALRAGAGWVAVAAPEEGCHTYGSLVPEALLVGGTTDAKGSLTPEILTGPLEEYLSRSGSLVIGPGLGRDEGALPLLSTLLSKWEGPTILDADALRLLPLLPDPLPPCPNRWITPHEGEAAFLLEETPHWVREHRREAAERLFLRYGPVVLKGERTLVRSQEGLFLLQGGSPGLSVSGSGDVLSGILGALLARPIPAHQAVLLGVLLHGIAGETLSHTRGAEGILAREIAEAIPLLMRRQEEDHA, encoded by the coding sequence ATGCTCAGGACCTATGACCCTTCTCTTGTCCGGGAAGCGGACCGCATCGCCCTGGAAGAGTACCGTTTCCCCGGAGCCCTGCTCATGGAAAATGCAGGCGCCGGGGCGGCTCGTCATCTTCTGGAACGCTATCCCGGTGCCCGCTCCGTCGCCGTCCTCTGCGGAAGGGGCAACAACGGGGGCGATGGCTTCGTGGTGGCTCGACACCTGGGAGCTGCGGGACGGGAGGTGAAGGTCTACCTGTCCTGCCCCCCCGAACACCTCACGGGAGACGCAAAGGATGCCTTCGCACGATACTGCCGTTTCTTTCCGGAACCCATCCCGTCCGTGACCCTCTCGGACGAGGAACTGCGCGTCACCTTGAAGGCCCAGGACCTGTTGGTGGACGCCCTCCTGGGCACGGGCGGCGGGGGAGAGCTGCGGGGGGAAATCCTTCGCCTCGTCCGGGCAGCGAAGGGACTGCATCCCCTGGTCTCCCTGGACGTTCCCACGGGGGTGGATGGGACTTCGGGGGCCACCGGGCAGGATGCCTGTACCGCCGAGGAGACGTTGACCTTCCTGATCCCCAAGCCGGGGCTCTACCTCCCCCCCGGCTATCAACACTGCGGAGAGATCCGCATCCAAGACCTGGGCGTCCCCGCCGATCGCCTCCTGCCTCCCCAGTGCTCCTGCTCCGTCTTCGGGCGGGAGGATCTGCTAGGGTGGCTTCCTCCCGTCCCCCCGGACCTTCACAAGGGAGCACGGGGACTCGTGACGATTCTGGGCGGTTCCGCACGCTACGGCGGCGCCCCCTTCCTTGCCTGCTTGGGAGCCCTGCGCGCGGGAGCCGGGTGGGTTGCCGTCGCGGCGCCGGAGGAAGGCTGCCACACCTACGGCTCCCTCGTCCCGGAAGCCCTCCTGGTGGGCGGCACAACCGACGCGAAGGGCTCCCTCACCCCGGAGATCCTGACCGGTCCCCTGGAGGAATACCTCTCCCGGAGCGGTTCCCTCGTGATCGGCCCCGGCCTGGGAAGGGACGAAGGAGCTTTGCCCCTCCTCTCAACGCTGCTGTCGAAATGGGAGGGACCGACGATTCTGGACGCCGACGCCCTTCGCCTCCTTCCCCTTCTGCCCGACCCCCTCCCCCCCTGCCCGAACCGTTGGATCACCCCCCACGAAGGGGAAGCGGCGTTCCTCCTGGAAGAAACGCCCCACTGGGTGAGGGAACACAGGAGGGAGGCGGCGGAACGCCTTTTCCTCCGGTACGGCCCGGTGGTCCTGAAGGGAGAGCGAACCCTGGTGCGATCCCAAGAAGGTCTGTTCCTCCTGCAGGGGGGGAGTCCGGGCCTCTCCGTCTCCGGCTCGGGAGACGTGCTTTCCGGTATCCTGGGTGCCCTCCTGGCCCGCCCCATCCCCGCGCACCAGGCAGTGCTCCTGGGGGTCCTCCTTCACGGGATCGCCGGGGAAACCCTTTCCCACACCCGAGGAGCAGAAGGCATTCTGGCCCGGGAGATCGCGGAGGCCATCCCCCTCCTGATGCGCAGACAAGAGGAAGACCATGCGTAG
- the tsaE gene encoding tRNA (adenosine(37)-N6)-threonylcarbamoyltransferase complex ATPase subunit type 1 TsaE: MIPHPTCLSLDSAEETTRLGEALAAALFPGLLVCLRGNLGAGKSTLAQGIGRGLGLRRMASPSFVLLREYPTSPPLVHGDLYRLQEEEIPSLHLDEYLSQGYVVLLEWAERFQATVFPDRWDLCLETPFLDDPDQPFDRRILRAWGHSAASLSSLERGIHRFTSQEQERKGQR; this comes from the coding sequence ATGATCCCACATCCCACCTGTCTTTCCCTTGATTCAGCGGAGGAAACCACACGGCTTGGAGAGGCTTTGGCCGCAGCGCTGTTCCCGGGCCTCCTCGTCTGCCTGCGGGGAAACCTCGGGGCAGGAAAGAGCACCTTGGCGCAGGGCATCGGCAGGGGACTTGGCCTCCGCCGGATGGCCAGCCCCAGTTTTGTCCTTCTGCGGGAGTATCCCACGTCTCCGCCTCTCGTACACGGAGATCTCTACCGTCTGCAGGAAGAGGAAATCCCGTCGCTTCATCTGGATGAATATTTAAGCCAGGGGTACGTGGTCCTTCTGGAATGGGCAGAACGCTTTCAGGCAACGGTTTTTCCCGATCGCTGGGATCTGTGCCTGGAAACGCCTTTCCTGGACGATCCCGACCAGCCTTTTGACCGGAGGATCCTTCGGGCATGGGGACACTCTGCCGCCAGCCTTTCCTCCCTGGAAAGGGGGATCCATCGCTTCACAAGTCAGGAACAGGAAAGGAAAGGACAACGATGA
- the tsaB gene encoding tRNA (adenosine(37)-N6)-threonylcarbamoyltransferase complex dimerization subunit type 1 TsaB: protein MNLTLGMDTSCGNTVLGLAEGGRPIFEGQYDLGRTQAAQLPRLVRQILQTFQRPLESLETLAVTVGPGAYTGLRIGVAYGTALADALGIRVVPLCTLEVLAEEIPFPDTTVASFLKARKGHLYGALYRREDKCLSILTPPRFVSEQEFLETLKDLPPGFLVGPHLEDEIFARNFSWRHLRRTCPRGSLLALRGEEAAPRALNPSEVRIDYLREPDFGPKGCF from the coding sequence ATGAATCTAACCCTGGGTATGGACACCTCCTGCGGCAACACCGTCTTGGGACTGGCGGAGGGGGGACGCCCCATCTTCGAAGGACAGTACGACCTGGGGAGAACCCAGGCTGCCCAGCTGCCTCGTTTGGTCCGCCAGATCCTCCAGACCTTCCAGCGCCCTCTGGAGAGCCTGGAGACTCTGGCGGTTACCGTGGGCCCCGGAGCCTACACGGGACTTCGCATCGGGGTCGCGTATGGGACGGCCCTGGCGGATGCCCTGGGCATTCGCGTCGTCCCTCTGTGCACCCTGGAAGTGCTGGCCGAGGAAATCCCCTTTCCCGACACCACCGTCGCCTCCTTCCTGAAGGCGCGGAAGGGACATCTCTACGGGGCCCTTTACCGCAGAGAGGACAAGTGCCTTTCCATTCTGACCCCACCGCGGTTCGTTTCTGAACAAGAGTTCCTGGAAACCCTGAAAGATCTTCCTCCCGGGTTTCTCGTAGGCCCCCACCTGGAGGACGAAATTTTTGCACGCAATTTTTCTTGGAGGCATCTTCGACGAACCTGCCCACGAGGGTCTCTCCTCGCCCTTCGGGGAGAGGAGGCGGCACCAAGGGCTCTGAACCCTTCCGAAGTCCGGATCGACTATCTGAGGGAACCGGATTTCGGGCCAAAGGGTTGTTTTTAA
- a CDS encoding 2-oxoacid:acceptor oxidoreductase subunit alpha, producing the protein MPKVDFWQGNKAIAMGGIAAGCRFFGGYPITPSTEIAEVMAEELPRLGGKFIQMEDEIAGIAATIGASLTGAKAMTATSGPGFSLKQEHLGYAYIAEIPLVAVDIMRGGPSTGLPTKVSQADVMQARWGTHGDHGTIAYAPSSIQESFELTVKAFNMAERFRQPVLIMSDEIIGHMREKIVIPDSVETVDRKRPTVAPDKFVPYLADPSDDVPPMAAFGDGYRWHVTGLTSNDWGFPTNNTEEIDKKAQRIIRKVDRFRNDIVEYQEEGTEDAEVLVVSYGCVSRSALRAVRELRAKGMKVGHLRPVTLWPFPDVEIEALASKVKRILVPELNAGQMVLEVERAVHGKAEVISKPLINGELFKPAQLMAAIEEVA; encoded by the coding sequence ATGCCTAAGGTGGATTTCTGGCAGGGCAACAAGGCCATTGCCATGGGCGGCATCGCGGCGGGGTGCCGTTTCTTTGGGGGATACCCCATCACCCCCTCCACGGAGATCGCGGAGGTCATGGCGGAGGAGCTCCCCCGTCTGGGTGGCAAGTTCATCCAGATGGAGGATGAAATTGCCGGCATTGCCGCAACCATCGGTGCCTCCCTTACCGGAGCCAAGGCCATGACGGCCACATCGGGCCCCGGGTTCTCCCTGAAGCAGGAGCACCTGGGCTACGCCTACATCGCCGAGATTCCCCTGGTGGCGGTGGACATCATGCGGGGTGGCCCTTCCACCGGTCTTCCCACCAAGGTGTCCCAAGCGGACGTGATGCAGGCTCGCTGGGGAACCCACGGAGACCACGGCACCATTGCCTACGCTCCGTCCTCCATCCAGGAGAGCTTCGAACTCACCGTGAAGGCCTTCAACATGGCGGAACGATTCCGTCAGCCCGTGCTCATCATGTCCGACGAGATCATCGGACACATGCGGGAGAAGATCGTCATTCCCGACAGCGTGGAGACGGTGGACCGGAAACGTCCCACCGTGGCTCCGGACAAGTTCGTCCCTTACCTGGCGGATCCTTCCGACGACGTGCCCCCCATGGCCGCTTTCGGAGATGGGTATCGCTGGCATGTGACGGGCCTGACCAGCAACGACTGGGGCTTCCCCACGAACAACACCGAGGAGATCGACAAGAAGGCCCAGCGGATCATCCGCAAGGTCGACCGCTTCCGCAACGACATTGTGGAGTACCAAGAAGAGGGAACGGAGGACGCGGAGGTCCTGGTGGTCTCCTACGGCTGCGTGAGTCGCTCCGCCCTTCGGGCGGTGCGGGAACTCCGCGCCAAGGGGATGAAAGTGGGACACCTTCGCCCCGTCACCCTGTGGCCCTTCCCGGACGTGGAGATCGAAGCTCTCGCCTCCAAGGTCAAGCGTATCCTGGTACCGGAGCTCAACGCAGGGCAGATGGTCCTTGAGGTGGAGCGCGCGGTCCACGGGAAGGCGGAAGTGATCTCCAAACCCCTCATCAACGGGGAACTGTTCAAGCCGGCCCAGCTCATGGCCGCCATTGAGGAGGTGGCGTAA
- a CDS encoding (2Fe-2S)-binding protein yields the protein MSQVIQKGPVCDNEEVKQKQRDIVICRCEEITLGEIQDWIAKGYDTFDELKRVLRVGMGPCQGRGCQDIILREVARMTGRPVAQVPSGTVRPPVKPIKLGILAAGGKD from the coding sequence ATGAGCCAGGTCATCCAGAAGGGCCCGGTGTGCGACAACGAAGAGGTCAAGCAGAAGCAGCGGGACATCGTCATCTGCCGCTGCGAGGAGATCACCCTGGGGGAGATCCAGGACTGGATCGCCAAGGGTTACGACACCTTCGACGAACTGAAGCGGGTGCTCCGGGTGGGCATGGGCCCGTGCCAGGGCCGAGGCTGCCAGGACATCATCCTCCGGGAGGTGGCCCGCATGACCGGACGTCCCGTGGCTCAGGTCCCCTCCGGCACCGTCCGGCCACCCGTCAAACCCATCAAGCTCGGCATCCTCGCCGCGGGAGGGAAAGACTGA
- a CDS encoding 2-oxoacid:acceptor oxidoreductase family protein produces MSERFEIRLAGSGGQGVILAAVILGEAAALMEEGLHAVQSQAYGPEARGGASKSEVVISRGEIDYPKATSPSLQVILTQKACDEYSHDTQKGAMVLLDDFFVTEPPKLDAEIFLLPIVRTAREELGREIVTNMVALGAAARALELKGMMKPESVKKAILNRVPKGTEELNTKAFEAGYRMMKDKK; encoded by the coding sequence ATGAGTGAGCGTTTCGAGATTCGTCTCGCCGGTTCCGGCGGACAGGGCGTCATCCTCGCGGCGGTGATCCTCGGAGAGGCCGCCGCTCTCATGGAGGAGGGTCTCCACGCGGTGCAGAGCCAGGCCTATGGTCCCGAGGCCCGGGGCGGCGCCTCCAAGTCCGAGGTGGTCATCTCCCGTGGGGAGATCGACTACCCCAAGGCCACGTCCCCCAGCCTGCAGGTGATCCTCACCCAGAAGGCCTGCGATGAGTACTCCCACGATACCCAGAAGGGTGCCATGGTGCTGCTGGACGATTTCTTCGTCACGGAGCCTCCGAAGCTGGATGCGGAGATTTTCCTTCTTCCCATCGTCCGGACTGCCCGGGAGGAACTGGGGAGGGAAATCGTCACCAACATGGTGGCCCTGGGAGCGGCAGCTCGCGCCCTGGAGCTGAAGGGCATGATGAAGCCCGAGTCCGTCAAGAAGGCCATCCTGAACCGGGTCCCCAAGGGAACCGAGGAACTGAACACCAAGGCCTTCGAAGCGGGCTACCGCATGATGAAGGACAAGAAGTAA
- a CDS encoding acetoacetate decarboxylase family protein, producing MRPPLKGYCYPLTPSGTSSLVGPPPWHYATEYLNLLFRADPDKVAPFLPEPLEPGPDPGLGYVAFSQWWSLWQDRPDLAATHPERTQYREAAVWVGCSYRGRPGQICLFIWVDNDFSLARGWFMGFPKRLGAIEFSEYHPLNSLMPPLESGTVLRGAALAHGERLMEGTLTLRDRISPQELPFPLARPLFHIRHFPSIEAGAPPSVLELVELGAENVRFGEEVWRGEGTLRLFPSDLEEHTALGKLEVLEGYHYHSGYTFPGGKVLHRWS from the coding sequence ATGCGACCGCCTTTGAAGGGCTACTGCTATCCTCTCACCCCCTCCGGAACCTCCTCCCTCGTGGGTCCCCCTCCTTGGCATTATGCCACGGAGTACCTGAACCTGCTCTTTCGTGCCGACCCGGACAAGGTGGCTCCCTTCCTGCCCGAACCCCTGGAACCGGGCCCCGATCCCGGCCTCGGATACGTGGCCTTCAGCCAGTGGTGGTCCCTCTGGCAGGACCGGCCAGACCTCGCGGCAACCCATCCCGAACGGACCCAATACCGGGAAGCCGCCGTCTGGGTCGGCTGCTCCTATCGGGGAAGGCCGGGGCAGATCTGCCTGTTCATCTGGGTGGACAACGATTTCAGCCTGGCCCGGGGTTGGTTCATGGGCTTCCCCAAACGACTGGGAGCCATCGAGTTCAGCGAGTACCATCCCCTGAACTCCCTGATGCCCCCCCTCGAATCGGGAACGGTCCTTCGAGGGGCCGCCCTTGCCCACGGGGAGCGGCTTATGGAGGGGACCCTGACGCTCCGGGATCGGATCAGCCCCCAGGAACTTCCCTTCCCCCTGGCCCGTCCGCTCTTCCACATCCGCCATTTTCCCAGCATCGAAGCGGGGGCCCCTCCCTCGGTGCTGGAGCTGGTGGAACTGGGAGCGGAGAACGTCCGTTTCGGCGAGGAGGTCTGGAGAGGGGAGGGAACCCTCCGGCTCTTCCCGTCGGACCTGGAGGAGCATACCGCCCTGGGGAAACTGGAGGTCCTGGAAGGATACCACTACCACAGCGGCTACACCTTTCCCGGCGGGAAGGTGCTGCACCGTTGGAGCTGA
- a CDS encoding 4Fe-4S dicluster domain-containing protein has product MTDNEKLFNSGVLTDTRPGAVLPPQDLWETKKNGLVVIECPQRIPCNPCHTSCPTGAVVPFEDINDVPRIDYAKCTGCGMCVAKCPGLACFVVDLTWGGPDQALMKLPHEMLPRPEKGQKVHCLDRTGATVCESTVEAVTEPWKDRTLVVHVGVPKDQIGQVRAVRVVK; this is encoded by the coding sequence ATGACGGACAACGAAAAACTCTTCAACAGCGGCGTCCTCACCGACACCCGCCCCGGGGCGGTGCTGCCCCCGCAGGACCTCTGGGAGACCAAGAAGAACGGCCTGGTGGTCATCGAATGCCCCCAGCGGATCCCCTGCAACCCCTGTCACACCAGCTGCCCCACAGGGGCGGTGGTCCCCTTCGAGGACATCAACGACGTGCCTCGGATCGACTACGCCAAGTGCACCGGCTGCGGCATGTGCGTGGCCAAGTGCCCGGGGCTGGCGTGCTTCGTGGTGGACCTCACCTGGGGAGGCCCGGACCAGGCCCTCATGAAGCTCCCCCACGAAATGCTTCCCCGCCCGGAGAAGGGGCAGAAGGTGCACTGCCTGGACCGGACCGGCGCCACGGTGTGCGAAAGCACCGTGGAGGCGGTGACGGAACCGTGGAAGGACCGGACCCTGGTGGTGCACGTGGGCGTTCCGAAAGACCAGATCGGCCAAGTCCGCGCCGTAAGGGTGGTGAAGTAG
- a CDS encoding NAD(P)/FAD-dependent oxidoreductase, which yields MEWKNTADVVVIGGGVQGVATAYNLAKLGVKNVVLLEKNTVCSGSTGRCGAGIRAQWGTEMNCRLGLACLDIFEQLDDELGMSVGLNQCGYLMVAYRDSEFETLKKSMVLQNSLGIKTKVVSKEEALAICPGLSADDAVGFTYHDRDGHADPFLTTFAYQEAAKRLGVTIHKFTEVTGIQVENGQVVGVKTNRGDISTRAVMNCAGAYAQFISEMAGVKIPNFSERHEIIITEPVEFGVCPPMLMSFSGNYYIQQRPHGSIIGGCSPEGHPEDFENKSSADFLQHMSKTFVKLLPRTKGIRVVRQWAGLYDMTPDRQPEMGETDVKGFYLSTGYSGHGFMFGPISGKLMAELYTKGTTSIDISMLDYHRFERGELINEPAVV from the coding sequence ATGGAGTGGAAGAACACGGCGGACGTGGTGGTCATCGGCGGCGGCGTGCAGGGCGTCGCCACAGCTTACAATCTCGCCAAGCTCGGGGTGAAGAACGTCGTCCTCCTGGAGAAGAACACCGTGTGCTCCGGCTCCACGGGGCGCTGCGGCGCAGGCATCCGGGCCCAGTGGGGCACGGAGATGAACTGCCGTCTCGGACTGGCCTGCCTGGACATCTTTGAGCAGCTGGACGACGAACTGGGCATGAGCGTGGGTCTCAACCAGTGCGGCTACCTCATGGTGGCCTACCGGGACAGCGAGTTCGAGACCCTCAAGAAGAGCATGGTGCTCCAGAACAGCCTGGGCATCAAGACCAAGGTGGTCTCCAAGGAGGAGGCGCTCGCCATCTGTCCCGGCCTTTCCGCCGACGACGCGGTGGGCTTCACCTACCACGATCGGGACGGGCACGCGGACCCCTTCCTCACCACCTTCGCCTACCAGGAGGCTGCCAAGCGCCTGGGGGTCACCATCCACAAGTTCACGGAAGTTACGGGTATCCAGGTGGAGAACGGCCAGGTGGTGGGCGTCAAGACCAACCGGGGCGACATCTCCACCCGGGCGGTGATGAACTGCGCCGGGGCCTACGCTCAGTTCATCTCCGAGATGGCGGGGGTGAAGATCCCCAACTTCTCGGAGCGCCACGAAATCATCATCACCGAGCCCGTGGAGTTCGGGGTCTGCCCTCCCATGCTCATGAGCTTTTCGGGAAACTACTACATCCAGCAGAGGCCCCACGGTTCTATCATCGGCGGCTGCAGCCCCGAGGGGCATCCGGAGGATTTTGAGAACAAAAGCAGCGCCGATTTCCTCCAGCACATGTCCAAAACCTTCGTGAAACTGCTTCCCCGCACCAAGGGCATCCGGGTGGTGCGTCAGTGGGCGGGACTCTACGACATGACCCCGGACCGTCAGCCCGAAATGGGGGAAACCGACGTGAAGGGGTTCTACCTCTCCACGGGCTACTCCGGGCACGGGTTCATGTTCGGCCCCATCAGTGGCAAGCTGATGGCGGAACTCTACACCAAGGGGACCACCTCCATCGACATCTCCATGCTGGACTACCATCGCTTCGAGCGAGGCGAGCTGATCAACGAACCTGCGGTGGTCTGA
- a CDS encoding (2Fe-2S)-binding protein, with the protein MHLIDEHPILEYRHGQRVKFSFDGREMEGYEGEPIAMALHANGVRIYRETPEMKRPRGFFCAIGKCSSCFMVVDGVPNVRTCVTPLTAGMNVQTQRGKGTVALEEA; encoded by the coding sequence ATGCACCTGATCGACGAACATCCGATCTTGGAGTACCGCCACGGGCAGCGGGTGAAGTTTTCGTTTGACGGCCGGGAGATGGAGGGGTACGAAGGGGAGCCCATCGCCATGGCCCTTCACGCCAACGGAGTGCGGATCTACCGGGAGACGCCGGAGATGAAGCGTCCTCGTGGGTTCTTCTGCGCCATCGGGAAGTGCAGCAGCTGTTTCATGGTGGTGGACGGGGTTCCGAACGTGCGGACCTGCGTGACCCCCCTGACGGCGGGGATGAACGTCCAGACCCAGCGGGGCAAGGGCACCGTGGCCCTGGAAGAAGCCTAG
- a CDS encoding 2-oxoacid:ferredoxin oxidoreductase subunit beta: MPREDVMPWLRTQFMPHIWCPGCGHGIIMHAIIRTLAALKKNPEETVISSGIGCSSRMPGYINACTLHTTHGRSLGFATGVKLAKPELTIVNVMGDGDCSAIGGNHFIHACRRNIDITAVVMNNNIYGMTGGQASPTTPQGAFASTTPYGAIDPPFDLCNLAIGAGATFVARATIAQPQLCETLIRKGIENKGFSVVEIVTHCHTQFGRKNKRSRPIDNFNFFKDNSVMKAKADTMSAEELKGKIVIGELMHREGEEYTHRYQQLIERVRG, encoded by the coding sequence ATGCCTCGCGAAGACGTGATGCCCTGGCTCCGTACTCAGTTCATGCCCCATATCTGGTGCCCCGGCTGCGGCCACGGCATCATCATGCACGCCATCATCCGCACCCTGGCGGCACTGAAGAAGAACCCCGAGGAGACGGTGATCTCTTCCGGGATCGGCTGCTCCAGCCGGATGCCGGGCTATATCAACGCCTGCACCCTTCACACCACCCATGGTCGGTCCCTGGGCTTCGCCACGGGAGTCAAGCTGGCCAAGCCGGAACTCACCATCGTCAACGTCATGGGTGACGGGGACTGTTCTGCCATCGGCGGAAACCACTTCATCCACGCCTGCCGCCGCAACATCGACATCACCGCCGTGGTGATGAACAACAACATCTACGGCATGACGGGCGGCCAGGCTTCCCCCACTACCCCGCAGGGCGCCTTTGCCTCCACCACCCCCTACGGGGCCATCGATCCCCCCTTCGACCTCTGCAACCTGGCCATCGGCGCAGGAGCGACCTTCGTGGCCCGAGCCACCATCGCCCAGCCCCAGCTCTGCGAAACCCTGATCCGAAAGGGCATTGAGAACAAGGGCTTCTCGGTGGTGGAGATCGTGACCCACTGCCACACCCAGTTCGGCCGCAAGAACAAGCGCAGCCGGCCCATCGACAACTTCAACTTCTTCAAGGACAACAGCGTCATGAAGGCCAAGGCCGACACCATGAGCGCCGAGGAGCTGAAGGGCAAGATCGTCATCGGAGAGCTGATGCACCGGGAGGGGGAGGAATACACCCACCGCTACCAGCAGCTCATCGAGCGGGTAAGGGGGTAG
- a CDS encoding 4Fe-4S dicluster domain-containing protein, with protein MAKKFSVLINKKWCKGCGLCIAICPKKVLELDSKVKCEAVRTDDCIGCRQCENICPDFAVTVKEREEDA; from the coding sequence TTGGCGAAGAAGTTTTCCGTGCTCATCAACAAAAAGTGGTGCAAGGGCTGCGGCCTCTGCATCGCCATCTGTCCCAAGAAGGTGCTTGAGCTGGATTCCAAGGTCAAGTGCGAAGCCGTCCGGACGGATGACTGCATCGGCTGCCGTCAGTGCGAGAACATCTGTCCCGATTTTGCCGTCACCGTGAAGGAGCGTGAGGAAGATGCCTAA
- a CDS encoding holo-ACP synthase, with product MILGIGLDLCSIARMKRAIQNPGFQVRVFSEEEIQYARKHPRPEVPFAAAFAAKEAFAKAGGWGLASVGLQGVSVTRTPRGPRLVLDPPNLERLRERGASIGLVSLTHEGEYAAAVVLLEGNNHAQDL from the coding sequence ATGATCCTGGGAATCGGCCTGGATCTCTGCTCCATTGCCCGGATGAAACGGGCAATCCAGAATCCGGGCTTTCAGGTGCGCGTCTTCTCGGAAGAGGAAATCCAGTACGCCCGGAAACACCCTCGACCGGAGGTTCCCTTTGCGGCGGCCTTCGCGGCGAAGGAGGCCTTCGCCAAGGCGGGGGGGTGGGGGCTTGCTTCCGTGGGGCTCCAGGGGGTATCGGTCACCCGCACCCCCCGTGGGCCTCGACTTGTCTTGGACCCCCCGAACCTCGAACGCCTCCGGGAACGAGGAGCGAGCATCGGCCTCGTCTCCCTGACCCACGAGGGGGAATACGCGGCGGCGGTGGTCCTTCTGGAGGGAAACAACCATGCTCAGGACCTATGA
- the rlmD gene encoding 23S rRNA (uracil(1939)-C(5))-methyltransferase RlmD, which yields MMNRGDILRLRIDTLNSEGEGIAREEGGSFVVFVPGALPGETVDGRILLRKARYARAQILQVLSPSPDRSTPSCPLASRCGGCQLQHASYPFQLRAKEEALRDALRRLGGLDDSAVEPCVPSPRVLGYRNKVVLPVRWTPEGGSALGFYQRRSHQVVPLVSGCPVLEERLHSLLSLALPFLKDPILQPYREGTRPSGFLREVVARCGSRTGESALCLVVRRTPERREETFLKALHHHLSETLPGFRGTALHIAPQPGNFIWSGTTRPFLGATDLHESLGPYRIRFEVSSFFQVNSLQAELLYEDVLESLGEEAQGHLLELYSGVGSLSLFLASRARSVQAVEEWLPATESLQANAAAHGLEQRLSVLSGKAEDVLEKLARDSFDGVVLDPPRGGCHPKVLERILDLDPKKVVYVSCNPATLARDLRILVDGGFRIRSLRPFDLFPQTAHVETRALLTH from the coding sequence ATGATGAACCGTGGAGACATCCTCAGGCTCCGCATCGATACCCTGAACAGCGAAGGGGAAGGCATCGCCCGGGAAGAGGGCGGTTCCTTCGTGGTCTTCGTGCCCGGCGCGCTGCCCGGAGAAACCGTGGACGGGCGGATCCTCCTCCGTAAGGCCCGCTATGCCCGAGCCCAGATCCTCCAGGTCCTGTCCCCTTCTCCCGACCGCAGCACCCCCTCCTGTCCCCTGGCGTCCCGCTGCGGCGGCTGCCAGCTTCAGCACGCCTCTTACCCCTTCCAGCTTCGCGCCAAGGAGGAAGCTCTCCGGGACGCCCTCCGACGGCTCGGAGGACTGGACGACTCCGCCGTTGAGCCCTGCGTACCCTCCCCCCGAGTTCTGGGCTACCGCAACAAGGTCGTGCTTCCGGTCCGTTGGACTCCCGAAGGCGGCTCCGCCCTCGGGTTCTATCAACGGCGGTCTCACCAGGTCGTCCCCCTCGTCTCCGGTTGCCCGGTTCTGGAGGAACGGCTCCATTCCCTCCTGAGCCTTGCCCTCCCCTTTTTGAAGGACCCGATTCTTCAGCCCTATCGGGAAGGGACTCGCCCCTCCGGATTCCTGCGCGAGGTGGTGGCCCGCTGCGGCTCCCGAACCGGCGAATCGGCCCTGTGCCTGGTGGTGCGTCGCACGCCGGAGCGAAGAGAGGAGACGTTCCTGAAGGCGCTTCACCACCACCTGAGCGAGACGCTGCCTGGTTTTCGAGGAACGGCGCTGCACATCGCCCCCCAGCCGGGGAACTTCATCTGGTCCGGCACGACGCGACCTTTCCTGGGAGCCACGGACCTCCATGAATCCCTTGGACCCTACCGCATCCGCTTCGAGGTTTCCTCCTTCTTTCAGGTCAACAGCCTCCAGGCGGAGCTCCTCTACGAGGACGTGCTGGAAAGCCTGGGGGAGGAAGCGCAAGGGCACCTCCTCGAACTCTACAGCGGGGTAGGAAGCCTTTCCCTCTTTCTGGCCTCCCGGGCCCGCTCCGTCCAGGCAGTGGAGGAGTGGCTTCCCGCCACCGAGTCCCTGCAAGCAAACGCCGCAGCCCACGGTCTGGAACAGCGTCTATCGGTCCTTTCGGGCAAGGCGGAGGACGTCCTGGAAAAGCTGGCCAGAGACTCCTTTGACGGCGTGGTGCTGGATCCTCCCCGTGGGGGATGCCATCCCAAGGTGTTGGAGCGCATCCTGGACCTAGACCCCAAGAAGGTGGTCTACGTCTCCTGCAACCCCGCCACCCTGGCCAGGGACCTTCGCATCCTGGTGGACGGGGGATTTCGGATCCGGTCCCTTCGCCCCTTCGACCTGTTCCCCCAGACGGCCCACGTGGAGACGCGAGCCCTCCTGACCCACTGA